The proteins below come from a single Dermatophagoides farinae isolate YC_2012a chromosome 7, ASM2471394v1, whole genome shotgun sequence genomic window:
- the LOC124496632 gene encoding uncharacterized protein LOC124496632, which produces MLTITSMDSRGHHHQQHRSATSVSSEQQIYSPPLSIYSQHSSPPPPTTSAMINNNEFLHYELSNSNGCPETPTSPMAMFPMTMTFPDHHHIVSCSSSQPNYYHQQSTTITDDDDDDDDEDDDSENDKSISCPFSNAAKCLNTSIAKINNENPCKLSTSKRSTSRNHSKTKRNREQQQQQQQSSRSIVSNIILKKRRIAANARERRRMHSLNTAFDRLRQVVPSIGDDRKLSKFETLQMAQSYIMALSDLLDCARATTTTTTTNISNSDG; this is translated from the coding sequence ATGTTGACCATAACATCAATGGATTCTCGaggtcaccatcatcaacagcatcGATCTGCAACAAGTGTATCATCtgaacaacaaatatattcaccaccattatcTATTTATAGCCAGcattcatcaccaccaccgccaacaacatcagcgatgatcaataataatgaattcttACATTATGAATTAAGTAATAGTAATGGTTGTCCGGAAACACCTACATCACCCATGGCAATGTTtccaatgacaatgacatttccggatcatcatcatattgtttCCTGTAGTAGTAGCCAgccaaattattatcatcaacaatctaCCACaatcactgatgatgatgatgatgatgatgatgaagatgatgattctgaaaatgataaatcaatatCTTGCCCATTTTCCAACGCTGCCAAATGCTTGAATACCTCAATAGCCAagataaataatgaaaatccatgtaaattatcaacatcgaAACGATCCACTAGCCGAAACCATTCTAAAACTAAACGAAATcgagaacaacaacaacaacaacaacaatcatcacgTTCAATCGTATCGAATATAATTCTCAAGAAAAGACGTATAGCTGCAAATGCACGTGAAAGACGTCGTATGCATTCATTGAATACGGCATTCGATCGTCTACGGCAAGTAGTGCCATCAATAGGTGATGatagaaaattatcaaaatttgaaacattacAAATGGCTCAAAGTTATATAATGGCATTAAGCGATTTATTGGATTGTGCAcgtgccaccaccaccacaacaacaaccaacatttcaaattcagATGGCTAA